Proteins co-encoded in one Klebsiella michiganensis genomic window:
- a CDS encoding multidrug transporter (Confers resistance to fosfomycin and deoxycholate): MESWKVNLISVWFGCFFTGLAISQILPFLPLYVEQLGVTSHEALSLWSGLTFSVTFLVSAIVSPMWGSLADRKGRKLMLLRASFGMAVAILLQAFATNVWQLFLLRAVMGLTSGYIPNAMALIASQVPRERSGWAISTLSTGQISGVIVGPLLGGFMADHLGLRPVFFATAGLLMVSFLVTLLLIKEGARPKISKDERLTGKEVFATLPYPWLILSLFITTLVIQLCNGSIGPILALFIKQLAPDSNNIAFMSGFIAALPGISALFAAPKLGKLGDRIGTERILMATLVCAVVLFLAMSFVTSPVQLGILRFLLGFADGAMLPAVQTLLLKYCSDQVTGRIFGYNQSFMYLGNVAGPLMGAGVSAMAGFRYVFAATAVVVLLNVWQLAVAFKRKNARQAMADKST; encoded by the coding sequence ATGGAGTCCTGGAAGGTCAATCTCATTTCGGTCTGGTTCGGCTGTTTTTTTACCGGCCTTGCGATCAGCCAAATTTTGCCTTTTCTTCCGCTCTATGTTGAGCAACTGGGGGTCACTTCCCACGAAGCCCTTTCGCTTTGGTCCGGCCTGACCTTCAGCGTCACGTTTTTGGTCTCGGCCATTGTTTCCCCGATGTGGGGGAGCCTGGCCGATCGCAAAGGGCGCAAGTTGATGCTGCTCCGTGCCTCGTTTGGCATGGCGGTGGCGATACTTCTCCAGGCCTTTGCCACCAACGTCTGGCAGCTCTTTTTGCTGCGGGCGGTGATGGGGTTAACCTCGGGCTATATCCCTAACGCTATGGCGCTGATTGCCTCTCAGGTGCCCCGGGAACGCAGCGGCTGGGCCATCAGTACCCTGTCTACCGGGCAAATCAGCGGCGTGATTGTAGGCCCGCTGCTCGGGGGTTTTATGGCGGACCACCTGGGACTGAGGCCCGTTTTCTTTGCCACCGCCGGGCTGCTGATGGTCAGCTTCCTGGTGACACTGCTGCTGATTAAAGAGGGCGCCCGCCCCAAAATCAGCAAGGATGAGCGCCTGACCGGGAAAGAGGTATTCGCCACGCTGCCCTACCCGTGGCTTATCCTCAGCCTGTTTATTACCACGCTGGTGATCCAGCTCTGTAATGGCTCTATTGGCCCCATTCTGGCGCTGTTTATCAAACAACTGGCGCCGGACAGCAACAATATCGCGTTTATGAGCGGGTTTATCGCCGCTTTGCCGGGAATTTCCGCGCTCTTTGCGGCGCCAAAATTGGGCAAACTGGGTGACCGGATTGGCACTGAACGTATTTTAATGGCCACCCTGGTGTGTGCGGTGGTGTTATTCCTGGCCATGTCCTTTGTCACCTCTCCGGTGCAGCTCGGCATATTGCGTTTTTTGTTGGGCTTTGCCGACGGAGCGATGCTGCCGGCGGTGCAGACGCTGTTACTCAAATACTGCAGCGACCAGGTCACCGGGCGAATCTTCGGTTATAACCAGTCGTTTATGTATTTGGGGAATGTCGCCGGGCCTTTAATGGGGGCAGGGGTATCCGCAATGGCCGGTTTTCGCTACGTTTTTGCGGCAACCGCCGTCGTTGTGCTGCTCAATGTCTGGCAACTGGCGGTTGCTTTTAAGCGCAAAAATGCCCGCCAGGCGATGGCCGACAAAAGCACTTAA
- a CDS encoding alkaline phosphatase, whose protein sequence is MKQSVIIASLLPLLLVSAPSKSQETSSSPLENRAAQGDLTQPGGARRITGDQTEAIRASLNNKTAKNIILLIGDGMGDSEITAARNYAEGAGGFFKGIDALPLTGQYTHYSLDKKTKKPDYVTDSAASATAWSTGVKTYNGALGVDVDGKDHVTILELAKAAGKATGNVSTAEIQDATPAALVSHVTGRKCYGPSATSEKCTTNALENGGKGSITEQLLNTRADVTLGGGAKTFSEVAKAGEWNGKTLRQQADARGYQWVDNAAGLAAVTEANQQKPLIGMFADGNMPVRWEGPKATYHGNIDQPAVTCTPNPKRDSSVPTLAQMTEKAIDLLKGNEKGFFLQVEGASIDKQDHAANPCGQIGETVDLDEAVQKALEFARKDGNTLVIVTADHAHSSQIVAPDTKAPGLTQALNTKDGAVMVISYGNSEGESQEHTGTQLRVAAYGPHAANVVGLTDQTDLFYTMKSAMALE, encoded by the coding sequence GTGAAACAGAGCGTAATTATCGCCAGCCTGCTGCCTTTGCTGCTTGTCAGCGCCCCATCAAAATCACAAGAAACATCCTCTTCCCCTCTGGAAAATCGCGCCGCTCAGGGAGATTTAACTCAGCCCGGTGGCGCTCGCCGTATTACTGGCGATCAAACCGAAGCGATTCGCGCCTCGCTCAACAATAAAACAGCAAAGAACATTATTCTGCTGATTGGTGACGGCATGGGCGATTCGGAAATTACCGCCGCCAGAAACTATGCTGAAGGGGCCGGTGGTTTCTTTAAGGGGATTGATGCGTTACCGCTGACCGGGCAATACACCCATTATTCTTTAGACAAGAAAACGAAAAAACCGGATTACGTGACTGATTCTGCTGCTTCCGCCACGGCGTGGAGCACCGGTGTGAAAACCTATAACGGCGCGCTGGGCGTGGACGTTGACGGGAAAGACCATGTGACAATCCTCGAACTGGCGAAGGCGGCCGGTAAGGCGACGGGCAACGTTTCAACGGCAGAAATTCAGGATGCCACGCCAGCGGCGCTGGTTTCCCACGTCACGGGCCGTAAATGTTATGGCCCGAGTGCGACCAGCGAAAAATGCACCACTAACGCGCTGGAAAACGGAGGCAAAGGCTCTATTACCGAGCAGCTGCTAAACACCCGTGCCGACGTCACGCTCGGCGGTGGGGCAAAAACCTTTAGCGAAGTGGCAAAAGCCGGCGAGTGGAACGGTAAAACACTGCGCCAGCAGGCCGATGCCCGTGGCTACCAGTGGGTGGACAATGCCGCTGGCCTTGCGGCGGTGACAGAAGCCAACCAGCAGAAACCGCTGATTGGGATGTTCGCCGACGGCAATATGCCGGTACGCTGGGAAGGCCCGAAGGCAACCTACCACGGAAACATCGATCAACCCGCAGTAACCTGTACGCCAAATCCGAAGCGTGATTCCAGCGTGCCGACCCTGGCGCAGATGACCGAAAAAGCTATCGATCTGCTGAAAGGCAATGAAAAAGGCTTCTTCCTGCAGGTCGAGGGCGCTTCTATTGACAAGCAGGACCACGCCGCTAACCCGTGTGGGCAGATTGGTGAGACGGTCGATCTCGATGAAGCCGTGCAAAAAGCGCTGGAGTTTGCCCGCAAAGATGGCAATACCCTGGTGATTGTCACCGCGGACCACGCCCATTCCAGCCAGATTGTGGCGCCGGATACCAAAGCCCCTGGTCTGACTCAGGCGCTGAACACCAAAGACGGCGCGGTGATGGTCATCAGCTACGGCAATTCTGAAGGCGAGTCTCAGGAGCATACCGGCACCCAGCTCCGCGTGGCGGCCTATGGCCCACATGCAGCCAATGTCGTGGGCCTGACCGACCAGACGGATCTGTTTTACACCATGAAATCGGCGATGGCGCTGGAGTAA